A single genomic interval of uncultured Desulfobulbus sp. harbors:
- a CDS encoding DUF4405 domain-containing protein, whose amino-acid sequence MTVRKITSLTLLLSFILLILTSLVLYVVPEGRVAYWSDWRWLWLSKSQWGDIHTNSGFLFLAAGLLHLGYNWKPIVGYLKNRAKQVQLLAPAMVIALVINLVVVAGTLSGVPPFQSILDFGHSFKDAAARKYGEPPYGHAELSPLRLFAKRTGLDLTTIQQNLTKAGFQWTGPDQTILAIAKANGKTPKAVYDVMTATSDSGAPVTLPAHPTGGIGQKALGDLCRQYGLDEHKVLAALLAQGIKAEPHQSLKEIAAAHNTDPHSIYELIYEAVQTR is encoded by the coding sequence GTGACAGTCCGCAAAATCACCTCACTCACCCTGCTGCTCTCCTTTATCCTCCTGATACTCACCAGCCTGGTCCTCTACGTCGTGCCCGAGGGACGGGTGGCCTACTGGTCCGATTGGCGCTGGCTGTGGCTCAGCAAGAGCCAATGGGGAGACATCCACACCAACAGCGGCTTTCTCTTTCTCGCAGCCGGATTGCTCCACCTGGGCTACAACTGGAAACCGATCGTGGGGTATTTGAAAAATCGGGCAAAACAGGTCCAGCTTTTAGCCCCTGCCATGGTAATCGCGCTGGTCATCAACCTGGTGGTGGTGGCCGGAACACTTTCTGGAGTCCCGCCCTTCCAATCCATTCTCGACTTCGGTCACTCATTCAAGGATGCGGCTGCGCGCAAATACGGCGAACCGCCCTACGGTCATGCCGAACTCTCTCCGCTGCGGCTTTTTGCCAAGCGCACCGGTCTTGACCTTACAACGATCCAGCAGAACCTGACCAAGGCCGGCTTTCAATGGACCGGTCCTGACCAGACCATCCTCGCCATTGCCAAGGCCAATGGGAAAACGCCCAAGGCGGTGTACGACGTCATGACCGCCACCAGCGATTCCGGAGCACCGGTCACTCTCCCCGCACACCCCACTGGCGGCATTGGGCAAAAGGCATTGGGCGATCTCTGCCGCCAGTACGGTCTTGACGAGCACAAGGTGCTGGCCGCGCTTCTCGCCCAAGGAATCAAGGCAGAGCCGCACCAGTCCTTAAAGGAGATTGCCGCCGCCCACAACACCGATCCCCACAGCATCTACGAGTTGATTTATGAAGCAGTTCAGACGCGTTAG
- a CDS encoding Hsp20/alpha crystallin family protein: MDPFSKKLLEELEQMQQHTGRILRTMSLPRMMSSDGGAWQPAVDIYEAESAIFVYAELAGVAAESLKVTVDGQRVSIAGVRQLPDHKSIACIHQLEIELGSFQRTLTLPSAVEMEGVESTYVNGMLMVTLPKRVRKGKVTIRITPGE, translated from the coding sequence ATGGACCCGTTCAGTAAAAAACTGTTGGAAGAGCTGGAGCAGATGCAGCAGCATACAGGGCGCATTCTGCGGACCATGTCTTTGCCGCGAATGATGTCATCCGACGGTGGGGCCTGGCAGCCGGCAGTGGATATTTATGAGGCGGAAAGCGCGATCTTCGTCTATGCCGAACTCGCCGGCGTGGCCGCCGAGAGCTTGAAGGTGACCGTGGACGGACAGCGGGTGAGTATCGCTGGCGTTCGGCAGCTCCCGGACCATAAGTCGATCGCCTGTATTCATCAGCTGGAAATCGAGCTCGGCAGCTTCCAGCGAACCCTGACCCTGCCGTCGGCGGTGGAAATGGAGGGGGTGGAATCGACCTATGTCAACGGTATGCTCATGGTGACTCTGCCCAAACGCGTACGTAAGGGCAAGGTGACTATCAGGATAACACCTGGAGAATAA
- a CDS encoding alpha/beta fold hydrolase, producing MKTRSVPAVANEGVLLLHGLARTRRSMEPMARFLYDKGYLVHNQGYPSLRAPIEALALEALEHGFAHLRDRGAQRVHVVTHSMGGILLRSYWQRRRPQQLARVVMLSPPNQGSELVDVLARFAWFRLMFGPAGSQLGTGEESLPRRLGPVDFPLGVITGNRPAIGLKIFFPGPSDGKVSVQRAQVEGMEDFLVLPCGHSMIMRKTVVKEQVLAYLQAGRFNR from the coding sequence ATGAAAACACGATCCGTTCCTGCAGTGGCCAATGAAGGCGTGCTCCTGCTCCACGGCCTGGCCCGCACCCGTCGTTCGATGGAGCCCATGGCCAGGTTTCTCTACGACAAGGGGTATCTCGTCCACAACCAGGGCTACCCGTCCCTGCGTGCACCCATCGAAGCCTTGGCGCTCGAGGCCCTGGAGCACGGTTTTGCCCACCTGCGCGATAGGGGCGCCCAGAGAGTTCATGTGGTGACCCATTCCATGGGAGGCATTTTGCTGCGCAGCTACTGGCAAAGACGACGGCCGCAGCAACTGGCCAGGGTGGTGATGCTCAGTCCGCCCAATCAGGGCAGCGAGCTGGTGGATGTGCTGGCGAGGTTTGCCTGGTTTCGCCTGATGTTCGGCCCGGCCGGATCCCAGCTGGGAACAGGCGAGGAGAGCCTGCCCCGGCGTCTTGGCCCGGTTGATTTTCCCCTGGGGGTGATCACCGGTAATCGTCCGGCCATCGGCCTGAAAATTTTTTTCCCCGGCCCCAGCGACGGCAAGGTCTCGGTGCAACGGGCCCAAGTCGAGGGCATGGAGGATTTTCTTGTCCTGCCCTGTGGTCACTCCATGATCATGCGTAAAACGGTGGTCAAGGAGCAGGTGCTGGCCTATCTGCAAGCAGGCAGGTTCAATCGGTAG
- a CDS encoding TusE/DsrC/DsvC family sulfur relay protein, with protein sequence MHHFSYRKSTYQVDEQGFLLNEKFWDTNFAEGVAKESGINGLTSEHWDAITYLRELFAESGRCPTIFAVCKGTGLRPREMKQLFPQGFHRGLCRMAGVHYRTYRLPNNGHLREMQEDLEAISGDKHYQVDARGFLVDPVAWDEHYALHRALDMRIPQGQLSDDHWRVIHFLRAYFWETTRIPTIYETCDRCHLDLEQMEALFPDGYHRGAVKIAGLRFVK encoded by the coding sequence ATGCACCACTTTTCGTACAGAAAGAGTACGTATCAGGTCGACGAACAGGGATTTTTACTCAATGAGAAGTTTTGGGATACCAATTTTGCCGAGGGGGTAGCGAAAGAGAGCGGGATTAATGGACTGACCAGCGAACATTGGGATGCGATCACCTATCTGCGAGAACTCTTTGCCGAGTCCGGACGCTGTCCCACCATCTTTGCTGTCTGCAAGGGAACGGGACTGCGGCCACGGGAAATGAAGCAACTCTTTCCCCAAGGTTTTCACCGCGGCCTTTGCCGTATGGCCGGCGTGCATTACCGAACCTATCGCTTGCCGAACAACGGCCACCTGCGTGAGATGCAGGAAGACCTCGAGGCCATTTCCGGCGATAAGCACTATCAGGTGGATGCACGTGGATTTCTGGTGGATCCGGTAGCCTGGGACGAGCACTACGCCCTGCATCGGGCGCTTGACATGCGCATTCCCCAGGGGCAGCTTTCCGACGATCACTGGCGGGTCATCCATTTTTTACGGGCATACTTTTGGGAAACAACGCGCATTCCCACCATCTATGAAACCTGCGATCGTTGTCATCTGGATCTGGAGCAGATGGAGGCCTTGTTTCCGGACGGTTACCACCGTGGTGCCGTAAAAATCGCAGGGTTACGGTTTGTGAAATAG
- the selB gene encoding selenocysteine-specific translation elongation factor — MREIILGTAGHVDHGKTSLIRALTGIETDRLKEEKERGITIELGFAYLDLPCGHRLGIVDVPGHEKFIRNMVAGAAGMDLVAFVIAADEGIMPQTVEHFEICKLLGVRDGLIILTKKDTVENDWLDMVIEEVRDFFADSFLENSPIVAVNSITGEGIEEIKRLLDAHVAAINFHEEFGPFRMAVDRVFTMKGFGTVITGTSLSGRIETGSEMMFYPGGLTAKIRGIQVHGQEVTVVEAGHRTAINLQGIEKEEINRGDMAATPGSMIATTLLDANFHYLAANAKELKNRSQVRVHVGTREIVGRLVLLECETLKPGESTHVQLSLQEPVAIWPGDHYVIRSYSPITTIGGGTLLNAAPKKRKRTLERDREINRRYFEILEAADTEQRLMMLAEESGYNGITADELAARSGIFSKRLKKNLQRPISAGELLMVDSESQRLLAAPVAEGLSQQILTIMEAFHRDNPLKSGIAKEEIRSQLKPMVDLRVLQTLLSNLGKKGEIEQTGAEVKLSGHEVKLQVDEQEMEQKIAGLYREAGLAPPILKDVLATFAEFPEKQIRQVIDLLIKKGELIKVSEVLFFHGPAIAQLQEDVVACIRNEGEIDAQRFKDLTGLTRKFSIPLLEYFDKIKLTIRIDNKRVLRKN; from the coding sequence ATGCGTGAAATAATTCTCGGCACCGCCGGTCATGTCGACCACGGAAAAACAAGTCTCATCCGCGCGCTCACCGGTATTGAAACCGATAGGCTCAAAGAAGAAAAGGAACGCGGCATCACCATCGAACTGGGCTTTGCCTATCTGGATTTGCCCTGCGGGCACCGATTGGGCATTGTCGATGTTCCAGGCCATGAGAAGTTTATCCGCAACATGGTGGCCGGTGCCGCAGGCATGGATCTGGTGGCCTTTGTCATTGCCGCGGACGAGGGCATCATGCCGCAGACCGTGGAGCACTTTGAAATCTGCAAACTGCTCGGCGTCCGCGACGGTCTGATTATCCTCACCAAGAAGGACACAGTTGAAAATGACTGGCTGGATATGGTCATCGAGGAGGTCCGCGACTTCTTTGCCGACAGTTTCCTCGAAAATTCGCCGATTGTAGCGGTGAACTCCATCACCGGCGAGGGGATCGAAGAGATCAAACGATTGCTCGATGCCCATGTGGCCGCAATCAATTTTCACGAAGAGTTCGGTCCCTTTCGCATGGCGGTTGACCGCGTCTTCACCATGAAGGGATTCGGTACGGTGATCACCGGCACCTCGCTCTCCGGCCGCATCGAAACCGGTTCTGAGATGATGTTCTATCCCGGCGGGCTCACTGCCAAGATTCGGGGCATCCAGGTCCATGGCCAGGAGGTGACCGTGGTCGAGGCCGGCCATCGGACCGCGATCAACCTGCAGGGGATCGAAAAGGAAGAGATCAACCGCGGCGACATGGCCGCCACCCCTGGCAGCATGATCGCCACCACCCTGCTCGATGCCAACTTTCACTACCTGGCCGCAAACGCCAAGGAACTCAAAAATCGTAGCCAGGTACGGGTCCATGTCGGCACCCGGGAAATCGTCGGCCGTCTGGTCCTTCTGGAATGCGAGACCTTGAAGCCGGGCGAATCCACCCATGTTCAGCTCAGCCTGCAGGAACCGGTGGCTATCTGGCCGGGGGACCATTACGTGATCCGCAGTTACTCCCCCATTACCACCATCGGCGGTGGTACCCTATTGAATGCCGCGCCGAAAAAACGCAAGCGGACCCTGGAACGCGACCGGGAGATCAACAGACGGTATTTTGAAATCCTGGAGGCTGCCGACACTGAACAACGGCTGATGATGCTGGCCGAGGAAAGCGGCTATAACGGCATTACCGCCGACGAGTTGGCCGCCCGCAGCGGTATCTTCAGCAAGCGGCTGAAAAAGAACCTGCAACGGCCCATTTCCGCTGGCGAGCTCTTGATGGTCGACTCGGAAAGTCAGCGCCTGCTGGCCGCTCCGGTGGCAGAGGGACTCAGCCAACAGATTCTTACCATCATGGAAGCCTTTCACCGCGACAATCCGCTCAAAAGCGGTATCGCCAAGGAGGAGATCCGTTCCCAGCTCAAACCGATGGTGGACCTGCGGGTACTGCAGACCCTGCTCTCCAATCTCGGCAAAAAGGGGGAGATCGAACAAACCGGCGCCGAAGTCAAGCTCAGCGGGCACGAGGTCAAACTCCAGGTCGATGAACAGGAGATGGAGCAAAAGATTGCCGGACTCTATCGGGAAGCCGGGCTCGCTCCACCCATTCTCAAGGATGTGCTGGCTACCTTTGCCGAGTTCCCGGAAAAACAGATTCGCCAGGTCATTGATCTGTTGATCAAGAAGGGCGAGCTGATCAAGGTCAGCGAGGTCCTCTTTTTCCATGGTCCTGCCATTGCTCAACTGCAAGAGGATGTGGTGGCCTGCATCCGCAACGAAGGCGAGATCGATGCCCAGCGCTTTAAAGATCTCACCGGTCTGACCCGAAAATTCTCCATTCCCCTGCTCGAGTACTTCGACAAGATCAAACTCACCATCCGTATCGACAACAAACGGGTTCTGCGCAAGAACTGA
- a CDS encoding MBL fold metallo-hydrolase — protein MAAEDTLRHATFPANPRGKRIMTMLVKQLTVGMMGVCCYIVSCEQTKQAAVIDPGGDEDRILDYCTTKGLEVVYIINTHGHPDHDCGNGRIKEATGAKIVLHADDVTYFSDPRIKEYFSGLGLPPSPPADVIVKDGDTIKIGNEELLVIHTPGHTPGGICLYSAPHCFTGDTLFVGAVGRTDFPGGSMRQMIDAIKTRILTLPPETIVWPGHGYGGSQSTIAREAQGNPYLDM, from the coding sequence TTGGCTGCAGAGGATACCTTGCGGCACGCCACCTTCCCCGCCAACCCCAGAGGCAAAAGGATCATGACCATGCTTGTCAAACAACTCACCGTCGGCATGATGGGAGTCTGCTGTTACATCGTTTCGTGCGAACAAACCAAACAAGCCGCCGTCATCGACCCCGGCGGTGACGAAGACCGCATCCTGGACTACTGCACGACCAAGGGACTTGAGGTCGTCTACATCATCAACACCCACGGCCATCCGGATCACGACTGCGGCAACGGCCGCATCAAGGAGGCCACCGGCGCCAAGATCGTACTCCACGCCGACGATGTGACGTATTTTTCCGATCCGCGGATCAAGGAGTATTTCTCCGGACTCGGCCTGCCGCCTTCCCCACCTGCAGACGTAATCGTCAAGGACGGCGACACCATCAAGATCGGCAATGAAGAGCTGCTGGTCATTCACACTCCCGGCCATACCCCGGGCGGAATCTGCCTCTACAGTGCCCCCCACTGCTTCACCGGCGACACCCTCTTTGTCGGCGCGGTCGGTCGGACCGATTTCCCCGGCGGCTCCATGCGCCAGATGATCGATGCGATCAAAACCCGAATCCTGACCCTCCCGCCGGAGACCATCGTCTGGCCTGGTCACGGTTACGGCGGTTCGCAGTCGACCATTGCCCGCGAGGCCCAGGGCAACCCTTATCTTGACATGTAA
- a CDS encoding Mrp/NBP35 family ATP-binding protein has product MSSSCGSSCGSDQSGTCGSGDARLAQQDIAITRSLGRIKNKILVMSGKGGVGKSTVAVNLALCLAKKGHKVGLMDVDLHGPDVCRMLNLTGSLMAPENPDDLIPPLAYSDNLKVVSLEYMMKNRDDAIIWRGPLKIQAIRQFVADMDWGELDYLIVDAPPGTGDEPLSIAQTIPGVQAVVVTTPQAVALADVRKSINFCKAVEMPIVGVVENMSGFICPHCGETVDIFSKGGGEQTARDFELPFLGRVPMDPRVVMAGDTGTPYLSSNEDSPAIKAFDTVVSAVEQRLPPGPVTVNPFAGGCGCSGCGSK; this is encoded by the coding sequence ATGAGTAGTTCTTGTGGAAGTTCCTGCGGGAGCGATCAAAGCGGCACTTGCGGTTCGGGCGATGCCCGTTTGGCTCAGCAGGATATCGCCATCACCCGGTCCCTGGGACGCATCAAAAACAAGATCCTTGTCATGAGCGGCAAGGGCGGCGTCGGCAAGTCCACCGTGGCCGTCAACCTGGCGCTGTGCCTGGCCAAGAAGGGACACAAGGTCGGCCTGATGGATGTCGACCTGCACGGACCGGACGTCTGCCGCATGCTGAATCTCACCGGTTCCCTCATGGCCCCGGAAAATCCCGACGACCTGATTCCGCCGCTGGCCTACAGCGACAACCTCAAGGTTGTTTCCCTGGAATACATGATGAAAAACCGCGACGATGCCATCATCTGGCGCGGTCCGCTCAAAATCCAGGCCATTCGTCAGTTCGTGGCCGACATGGACTGGGGCGAGCTCGACTACCTGATCGTGGACGCCCCTCCCGGCACCGGTGACGAGCCGCTGTCCATTGCCCAGACCATCCCCGGGGTGCAGGCCGTTGTCGTCACCACCCCCCAGGCGGTTGCCCTGGCCGACGTGCGCAAGTCGATCAACTTCTGCAAGGCGGTCGAGATGCCGATCGTCGGCGTGGTCGAGAATATGTCCGGGTTCATCTGCCCCCACTGCGGCGAGACCGTGGATATCTTCAGCAAGGGCGGCGGCGAGCAGACCGCCCGCGACTTCGAGCTGCCCTTCCTCGGCCGCGTGCCCATGGATCCCCGCGTGGTCATGGCCGGCGATACCGGAACCCCGTATCTGTCCAGCAACGAGGACAGCCCCGCGATCAAGGCCTTTGACACCGTGGTCTCCGCGGTCGAACAGCGTCTGCCCCCCGGACCGGTCACCGTGAACCCCTTTGCCGGCGGCTGCGGCTGCAGCGGCTGCGGTTCCAAGTAA
- a CDS encoding TusE/DsrC/DsvC family sulfur relay protein has translation MTVFQYKESDYTLDEQGCLIDSATWTRDFAEGMARECEIPVLSNEHWDVIQYVRDAYEQQGVCPTIYAACKATSLRPEEMQKLFPTGYHRGLCRVAGVHYRVSHMPYGKHLRESVADLRALSADKNYATDVRGFLVDPESWDENYAVHRAADMSIENGKLTEEHWKVIYYLRDAYLVEHRIPNIYETCESCNLDLATLERLFPTGYHRGALKIAGIRFVK, from the coding sequence ATGACCGTATTTCAATATAAAGAGAGCGACTATACCTTAGACGAACAGGGCTGCCTCATTGATTCCGCAACCTGGACCCGTGATTTTGCCGAAGGCATGGCCCGGGAGTGCGAAATTCCCGTGCTTTCCAACGAACACTGGGACGTCATCCAGTATGTGCGCGACGCCTATGAGCAGCAGGGGGTCTGTCCGACCATCTATGCCGCCTGCAAGGCGACCAGTCTCAGACCGGAGGAAATGCAGAAACTCTTTCCCACCGGCTATCACCGCGGACTCTGCCGGGTGGCGGGGGTGCATTACCGGGTGAGCCACATGCCCTATGGCAAGCATCTTCGGGAGAGTGTGGCGGATCTGCGGGCCCTGTCTGCTGATAAAAATTATGCCACCGACGTACGCGGGTTTCTTGTTGACCCCGAATCCTGGGACGAGAACTACGCCGTACATCGGGCAGCGGATATGTCCATTGAAAACGGTAAGCTCACCGAGGAGCACTGGAAGGTCATCTACTATCTGCGTGATGCCTATCTGGTCGAGCACCGTATCCCCAATATTTATGAAACCTGTGAGAGCTGCAATCTGGATCTGGCAACCCTGGAGCGGTTGTTTCCCACCGGGTACCATCGGGGGGCGTTGAAGATAGCCGGTATCCGCTTCGTTAAATAA
- the lon gene encoding endopeptidase La: MENEQQAPHKKQDPSQLELPETLPIMPLHGFVFYPGMGFPLQVSSETSKKLIDDVLLGDRMMGMVSSRRAQVSDDDILGPEDLYQIGVVGYLHKLNKGPEGQYQILVSGTKKFAVSEFVDSENYLRAKVIEVPMEIVEDKKIEALLFNIRAQFQKLVSSTELPQELVATINSLTNPFYVAYLVTSQLNLKLEMEQEVLEITPLHDLLHRVAQELAKRLETVEMSNQLQASMKKDMDERQREFFLRQQLQAIRKELGEGDEDKVEVKELKDKIAEKALSPQAKAVVDKELGRLERIQPSSPEYSVSRNYIDWILDLPWMDSTTDTLDLNKAAEDLDQDHYGLKKIKKRILEFLAVRKLKEDIHGPILCFVGPPGVGKTSLGQSIARTMNRKFVRIALGGVRDEAEIRGHRRTYIGALPGRIIESLKRAGANNPVFLLDEIDKVGSDFRGDPSSALLEVLDPEQNSTFTDHYLDIEFDLSKVMFIATANVLDTIPGPLRDRMEVVELSGYTLQEKVAIAERYLLPKQIEAHALRDDDLEMPKESIEALISSYTREAGVRNLEREIAAICRGTAAEVARGRTEKTVVTPEKLYDFLGPQRFFPEMKARSWGPGLATGLAWTPVGGQILFIETSKMKGRGGLTLTGKLGEVMKESATAALTYIKSHAKDLDIDEDVFASIDLHVHVPEGAIPKDGPSAGVAMVSSLVSVILGRPVRPDVAMTGEITLRGDVLPVGGIGEKVLAALRAGIRELILPVLNEKDVLEIPEDIREGVIFHYPQTISEVLEIAMEKSEAQG, translated from the coding sequence ATGGAAAATGAACAACAAGCCCCGCACAAGAAACAGGATCCCTCGCAGCTGGAACTTCCGGAAACCCTGCCCATCATGCCCCTGCACGGATTTGTGTTCTATCCGGGGATGGGCTTTCCGTTGCAGGTTTCCAGCGAAACCTCCAAAAAGCTGATCGATGATGTCCTCTTGGGCGATCGGATGATGGGGATGGTATCCAGCCGACGTGCCCAGGTTTCGGATGACGATATCCTCGGACCGGAAGATCTCTACCAGATCGGCGTGGTCGGCTACCTGCATAAGCTCAACAAGGGGCCTGAGGGCCAGTATCAGATCCTGGTCAGCGGCACCAAGAAGTTTGCGGTGAGCGAATTCGTCGACTCTGAAAATTATCTTCGTGCCAAGGTAATCGAGGTCCCGATGGAGATTGTCGAGGACAAGAAGATCGAGGCGCTTCTGTTCAACATTCGTGCCCAGTTCCAGAAACTGGTCAGCTCCACCGAGCTGCCTCAGGAGTTGGTGGCCACCATCAACTCGCTGACCAACCCCTTCTACGTCGCCTACCTGGTGACCTCCCAGCTGAACCTGAAATTGGAAATGGAGCAGGAGGTGCTTGAGATCACCCCGTTGCACGACCTGCTGCACCGGGTGGCCCAGGAATTGGCCAAACGGCTGGAAACGGTGGAGATGAGCAACCAGCTCCAGGCCTCGATGAAAAAAGACATGGATGAACGCCAGCGCGAATTCTTCCTTCGTCAGCAGCTGCAGGCCATTCGCAAGGAACTTGGTGAGGGGGACGAGGACAAGGTCGAGGTCAAGGAGCTCAAGGACAAGATCGCGGAAAAGGCACTCTCTCCCCAGGCCAAGGCCGTGGTCGACAAGGAGTTGGGGCGGCTGGAGCGGATTCAGCCCTCGTCGCCCGAGTATTCGGTCTCGCGCAACTATATCGACTGGATCCTCGATCTGCCCTGGATGGATTCAACCACCGACACCCTGGATTTGAACAAGGCGGCGGAGGACCTTGATCAGGATCATTACGGCCTGAAAAAAATCAAGAAGCGGATTCTCGAATTCCTCGCGGTGCGCAAACTCAAGGAAGATATCCACGGCCCGATTTTGTGTTTTGTCGGTCCTCCCGGTGTGGGCAAGACCTCGCTTGGCCAATCCATTGCCCGGACCATGAACCGCAAGTTCGTTCGCATCGCCCTTGGCGGTGTGCGCGACGAGGCCGAAATCCGCGGCCATCGGCGTACCTACATCGGTGCCCTGCCGGGCCGGATCATCGAGAGCCTGAAGCGGGCGGGGGCCAACAACCCGGTTTTCCTCCTCGACGAGATCGACAAGGTCGGCAGCGATTTTCGCGGCGATCCCTCCTCGGCCCTGCTGGAAGTTCTGGATCCGGAGCAGAATTCGACCTTTACCGATCATTATCTCGATATTGAGTTTGACCTCTCCAAGGTGATGTTCATCGCAACGGCCAACGTCCTGGATACCATTCCCGGCCCGCTACGCGATCGTATGGAGGTGGTGGAACTCTCCGGCTACACCCTGCAGGAGAAGGTGGCCATTGCCGAACGTTATCTGTTGCCCAAACAGATCGAGGCCCATGCCCTTCGCGACGATGATTTGGAAATGCCCAAGGAAAGCATCGAGGCGCTGATCAGCTCCTATACCCGTGAGGCCGGCGTGCGCAATCTCGAGCGCGAGATCGCCGCCATCTGCCGCGGGACAGCGGCTGAGGTTGCCCGAGGGCGCACCGAGAAGACGGTCGTCACCCCGGAAAAGCTCTACGATTTTCTCGGCCCGCAACGGTTCTTCCCGGAGATGAAGGCCCGCAGTTGGGGGCCCGGGTTGGCCACCGGCCTTGCATGGACCCCGGTCGGCGGCCAGATCCTTTTCATCGAAACCTCGAAGATGAAAGGCCGGGGCGGGCTCACCCTCACCGGCAAGCTCGGCGAGGTGATGAAGGAGTCGGCCACGGCGGCGCTCACCTATATAAAATCCCATGCCAAGGACCTGGACATCGATGAGGATGTCTTTGCCTCGATCGACCTGCACGTGCATGTGCCCGAGGGCGCCATTCCCAAGGACGGGCCCTCGGCCGGTGTGGCCATGGTCTCTTCGCTGGTGTCGGTGATTCTCGGTCGTCCGGTGCGCCCGGATGTGGCTATGACCGGCGAGATCACCCTGCGCGGCGATGTCCTGCCCGTGGGTGGTATCGGCGAAAAGGTGTTGGCCGCATTGCGGGCCGGTATCCGGGAGTTGATTCTGCCGGTGCTTAATGAAAAGGATGTGTTGGAAATACCGGAAGATATCCGTGAAGGAGTTATTTTCCATTATCCCCAGACCATTAGCGAAGTTTTGGAGATCGCCATGGAAAAATCTGAGGCCCAAGGCTGA
- a CDS encoding rhodanese-like domain-containing protein has protein sequence MKEAYQDISVDRLREYMSRRQENDYVLVDVRQPDEYAQGHIPGSVLIPLSEVPERLGELPVDKDLVVYCRSGHRSKAAALFIGSRPYVAGAVFNMVGGVLAWNGHLLPATPNLKVYDLEGTDQDVLYRAMDLEKGADRFYTALRQRYQEVDWAESLSALAGAEEAHARLIHAQWAAGENDPRSFEEVYAQLPGDIVEGGYTCAALLASLEEQPLEPCRSTLEMALTVEYSAYDLSRNIAHRFQGTPLEAMFNSIAEAEKEHMHLAAQALALCPGIQPA, from the coding sequence ATGAAGGAAGCCTATCAGGATATCAGTGTGGATCGTCTACGCGAGTATATGTCCAGGCGCCAGGAAAACGATTACGTGCTGGTCGATGTTCGTCAACCCGATGAATATGCGCAGGGACACATTCCGGGATCAGTCCTGATTCCATTGTCTGAGGTCCCAGAGCGTTTGGGGGAATTGCCGGTGGACAAGGATCTGGTGGTCTACTGCCGATCAGGCCATCGTTCCAAGGCGGCTGCCCTGTTCATCGGCTCCCGGCCCTATGTGGCCGGGGCGGTATTCAACATGGTTGGCGGTGTTCTTGCCTGGAATGGCCATCTCCTGCCGGCGACCCCCAACCTGAAAGTCTATGATCTCGAAGGGACGGATCAGGATGTGCTCTATCGGGCCATGGATCTGGAAAAGGGTGCAGACCGTTTCTATACCGCTCTACGCCAGCGCTATCAGGAGGTCGATTGGGCGGAGAGTCTTTCGGCCTTGGCCGGTGCCGAGGAGGCCCATGCACGGCTTATCCATGCCCAGTGGGCTGCCGGGGAAAACGATCCGCGGTCTTTTGAGGAGGTGTATGCACAACTTCCGGGGGATATCGTCGAGGGCGGCTATACCTGTGCGGCCCTGCTGGCCAGCCTTGAAGAGCAACCGCTTGAACCCTGCCGATCCACCCTGGAGATGGCACTGACCGTGGAATATTCTGCCTACGATCTTTCGCGTAACATTGCCCACCGTTTTCAGGGGACACCCCTGGAGGCGATGTTCAATTCCATTGCCGAGGCGGAAAAGGAACACATGCATCTGGCGGCCCAGGCGCTGGCGCTCTGTCCGGGGATACAACCCGCCTAG